One genomic window of Glycine max cultivar Williams 82 chromosome 16, Glycine_max_v4.0, whole genome shotgun sequence includes the following:
- the LOC100782502 gene encoding dolichyl-diphosphooligosaccharide--protein glycosyltransferase subunit STT3A → MAASEALNGTTTTSIRHAFGNVLAFFILLMIGVLAFSIRLFSVIKYESVIHEFDPYFNYRVTQFLTKNGIYDFWNWFDDRTWYPLGRVIGGTVYPGLTLTAGTLWRILNSINIPLSVETVCVFTAPIFSAFASWATYLLTKEVKGVGAGLTAAVLLAMVPSYISRSVAGSYDNEAVAIFALIFTFYLYIKTLNTGSLFYATLNSIAYFYMVCSWGGYTFIINLIPMHVLLCIVTGRYSSRLYIAYAPLVVLGTLLAALVPVVGFNAVMTSEHFASFLVFIIIHVVALVHYIKGILSPKMFKVAVALVVSVGLAVCCAMVAVLIALVASSPTKGWSGRSLSLLDPTYASKYIPIIASVSEHQPPTWPSYFMDINVLAFLVPAGIIACFSPLSDASSFVILYIVTSVYFSGVMVRLMLVLAPAACILSGIALSQAFDVFTRSIKLQLPSLSGHSHVDAGETSSESVVPNDLAKTDKSEDTSKDRTSKKSKKKEKEHVEKPPSKSLIKKRLLVLPLETSIIAIILLVLLGAFYVVHSVWAAAEAYSAPSIVLTSHSHDGIHVFDDFREAYAWLSHNTEIDDKVASWWDYGYQTTAMANRTVIVDNNTWNNTHIATVGTAMSSPEKAAWEIFHSLDVKYVLVVFGGLVGYPSDDINKFLWMVRIGGGVFPHIKEPDYLRDGQYRIDSMATPTMLNSLMYKLSYYRFVETDGKAFDRVRQTEIGKKHFKLTHFEEVFTTHHWMVRIYKLKPPKNRIRGKIKKSKFKASSKSASKRKGLKRNPF, encoded by the exons ATGGCGGCCTCCGAGGCTCTCAACGGCACAACCACCACCTCCATCAGGCACGCGTTCGGCAACGTCCTCGCGTTCTTCATACTTCTCATGATCGGCGTTCTCGCCTTCTCGATCCGTCTCTTCTCC GTTATAAAGTATGAGAGTGTTATTCACGAGTTTGATCCTTATTTCAACTATAGAGTCACTCAG TTTTTGACAAAGAATGGGATATATGATTTCTGGAACTGGTTTGATGATCGAACTTG GTATCCCCTTGGTCGTGTAATTGGTGGGACTGTCTATCCTGGTTTGACCTTGACAGCAGGCACCTTATGGCG GATACTGAATTCCATTAACATACCTCTCTCAGTTGAAACTGTTTGTGTGTTTACTGCACCTATATTCTCTGCCTTTGCTTCATGGGCAACTTATCTTCTGACAAAG GAGGTTAAGGGTGTGGGGGCTGGCTTGACAGCAGCAGTTCTTCTGGCTATG GTCCCTTCGTATATATCTCGATCAGTGGCTGGCAGCTACGACAACGAAGCTGTTGCTATATTTGCTTTGATATTCACTTTCTACCTCTATATTAAG ACGCTCAATACAGGGTCCCTCTTTTATGCCACTTTGAATTCCATAGCATACTTTTACATG GTTTGCTCATGGGGAGGGTACACTTTTATCATTAATCTTATTCCAATGCATGTTCTCTTGTGCATAGTAACTGGTCGCTATTCTTCTCGACTGTACATTGCATATGCACCTCTT GTTGTATTGGGAACATTATTGGCTGCCTTGGTGCCAGTGGTTGGGTTTAATGCTGTAATGACATCAGAGCATTTTGCATCATTTCTG GTTTTCATTATCATCCATGTAGTGGCTCTTGTGCACTATATCAAAGGAATTCTTTCACCAAAAATGTTCAAAGTAGCTGTGGCACTAGTTGTTTCTGTTGGCCT GGCAGTGTGTTGCGCAATGGTGGCAGTACTTATAGCATTGGTAGCTTCAAGCCCAACAAAAGGATGGAGTGGAAGAAGTTTAAGTCTGCTTGATCC TACTTATGCAAGCAAGTATATACCGATCATTGCTAGTGTTAGTGAGCATCAGCCACCTACTTGGCCTTCATACTTTATGGATATCAATGTCTTGGCATTCCTGGTTCCAGCTGGCATTATT GCATGCTTTTCTCCCCTATCTGATGCAAGCTCCTTTGTGATACTTTATATTGTTACGTCAGTATACTTTTCTGGAGTCATG GTTCGCTTGATGCTCGTACTTGCTCCAGCTGCATGTATTTTGTCTGGGATTGCTCTTTCTCAGGCTTTTGATGTTTTCACAAGATCTATTAAGTTGCAGTTGCCCAGCCTATCAGGTCATTCTCACGTTGAT GCAGGGGAAACCAGTTCTGAAAGTGTTGTGCCAAATGATTTGGCGAAGACTGATAAAAGTGAGGACACATCAAAGGACCGGACCTCAAAGAAGAGtaagaagaaggaaaaggaaCATGTGGAAAAGCCTCCGAGCAAGTCACTAATTAAGAAAAGGCTTTTGGTTTTACCTCTGGAAACATCCATCATTGCTATTATCTTGCTTGTGTTGCTAGGTGCCTTCTATGTG GTTCACAGTGTATGGGCAGCAGCAGAAGCATATTCAGCCCCTTCTATTGTTCTAACATCGCATTCACATGATGGAATTCATGTATTTGATGATTTTAGAGAGGCTTATGCGTGGCTAAGTCATAATACAGAAATAGATGATAAA GTGGCATCTTGGTGGGACTATGGATACCAAACAACTGCCATGGCTAACCGAACTGTCATTGTTGACAATAATACCTGGAATAACACACATATTGCTACTGTTGGTACTGCCATGTCTTCCCCAGAGAAGGCAGCTTGGGAAATTTTCCACTCATTGGATGTCAAATATGTTCTTGTTGTCTTTGGAG GACTGGTTGGCTATCCCAGTGATGATATCAATAAGTTCCTGTGGATGGTTCGTATTGGAGGGGGTGTATTCCCTCACATAAAGGAACCAGATTATTTA aggGACGGTCAATATCGGATTGATTCCATGGCCACACCAACAATGCTAAACTCCCTCATGTATAAACTTTCATATTACAG ATTTGTGGAGACAGATGGTAAGGCTTTTGACAGAGTGAGGCAGACAGAAATTGGGAAGAAACATTTCAAACTTACGCATTTTGAAGAG GTGTTCACAACTCACCATTGGATGGTTCGGATTTACAAGTTGAAACCACCAAAGAACAGGATTCGaggaaagattaaaaaatcaaaattt
- the LOC100783043 gene encoding uncharacterized protein, producing the protein MEMEASPSPSPSPKQVVARKLWNIVRIVFLMLRKGISKSKLAADFNLNLSFKRGKLAATKAIANTILHRSQNDDAVYPRDYEFSCSNSPALFHVIKRSTNKHRHHHHRCTTTTKFPHHDDVSTVQKVLEILNNNKVEASPLPGFGKSPIGRKLIRITDSPFPLKDEEGGDDNQVDVAAEEFIKRFYKDLNLQQKMAAIDSPYHYNLWDR; encoded by the coding sequence ATGGAAATGGaagcaagcccaagcccaagcccaagccCGAAGCAAGTAGTGGCAAGGAAGCTATGGAACATAGTACGCATCGTGTTCCTGATGTTGAGAAAGGGCATATCAAAGAGCAAACTCGCCGCTGACTTCAACTTGAACTTGTCGTTCAAACGTGGCAAGCTGGCAGCCACAAAGGCCATAGCCAACACTATCCTCCACCGCTCCCAAAACGACGACGCCGTTTACCCGCGCGACTACGAGTTCAGCTGCAGCAACAGCCCCGCGCTCTTCCACGTCATCAAGCGCAGCACCAATAAGCAccgtcaccaccaccaccgctgcaccaccaccaccaagtTCCCCCACCACGACGACGTTTCGACCGTACAGAAAGTGCTCGAAATACTCAACAATAACAAGGTTGAGGCTTCTCCGTTACCCGGGTTCGGAAAAAGTCCAATTGGGAGAAAACTGATCAGAATCACAGACTCGCCCTTTCCTTTGAAGGACGAAGAAGGTGGAGACGATAACCAAGTTGACGTGGCGGCTGAGGAGTTCATTAAAAGGTTCTATAAGGACCTCAACTTGCAGCAGAAGATGGCTGCTATTGACTCACCCTACCATTATAACTTGTGGGAcagatga